The Trichoplusia ni isolate ovarian cell line Hi5 chromosome 10, tn1, whole genome shotgun sequence genome window below encodes:
- the LOC113498311 gene encoding sperm-associated antigen 7 homolog → MDLLDSILNSMQKPPSASEAQKNAMRKQKEAMEHRQKEERNMINRFRTRVEEKVSNFIKDGTKPHLQFEPMDQMYRTIIRDVSEIAGLQVFSFGQEGVDRYSVVYMKDNGPSEDELTVRRANGVWDEEKAAEMVLENVERKRQAALDLEEERNRKRKRGKEELRGTFYKQKYAHLIGQEAAIDAAQKTNVNKSYGEVPSENKKDQRSIEQTMADIKAKKMKKAETEKRDAESSDQI, encoded by the coding sequence atggatTTACTTGACTCAATCCTCAATTCTATGCAAAAGCCGCCTTCGGCTAGCGAAGCACAGAAAAATGCTATGCGGAAACAGAAAGAGGCTATGGAACACAGGCAGAAAGAGGAAAGGAACATGATCAATAGGTTCAGGACAAGAGTTGAGGAGAAGGTAAGTAACTTTATCAAAGATGGTACAAAACCACATCTGCAATTTGAACCAATGGACCAAATGTACAGAACCATCATCAGAGATGTTTCCGAAATTGCCGGCTTACAAGTGTTCTCCTTCGGACAAGAAGGTGTTGACCGATACTCTGTAGTTTACATGAAAGACAACGGACCCTCAGAAGATGAGCTCACAGTACGTAGAGCAAACGGAGTCTGGGACGAAGAGAAAGCTGCAGAAATGGTCCTAGAAAATGTTGAAAGAAAAAGGCAAGCAGCCTTAGATTtagaagaagaaagaaatagGAAACGTAAGCGTGGTAAAGAAGAACTAAGAGGTACTTTCTATAAACAGAAATATGCTCACTTGATTGGGCAAGAGGCTGCAATAGATGCTGCTCAAAAGACTAACGTAAACAAGAGTTACGGAGAGGTGCCTAGTGAGAATAAGAAGGATCAGCGGTCCATTGAACAGACTATGGCTGACATTAAGGCTAAGAAGATGAAGAAAGCGGAGACGGAAAAGAGGGATGCTGAGAGTAGTGATCAAATTTAG